Part of the Candidatus Binatia bacterium genome, CTGTGCGTCGAGCGGGCCGAACGGCTCGTCCATCAAAATCACCGGCGGCTCGTAGGCGAGCGCGCGGATGATCGACGCCCGCTTGCTCATGCCGCCGGAGAGCTGCGCGGGATAATATTTCTCGAATCCGGTCAGGCCGGCGAGGTCGATGAACTGCTGCAGTTGTTCTTCCCGCTGCTGGCGCGAGTAACGCTTGGAGTCGAGACCGAAGGCGACGTTTTCTTCGAGAGTGAGCCAGGGAAAAAGCTTGCTCTCCTGCGGCACGTAGCCGACCTTGGTATTCAGACCTTGCACCTCGGATCCCTGGTAGAGAATCCGGCCGCCGGATATCGGCGTCAGGCCCGCGATCAATTTGAGCAAGGTCGATTTGCCGCAGCCGCTCGGCCCCACGATCGTGATAAATTCTCCGTAGGGGATGTTCAAGCTGATGTTCTCCAGCGCCACCATCGCGCCGCGGGTGGGAGTCTGGAAAGCTTTGGTGACGTTCTCGACTTGGATGACGAGGTGATTGGCGCCGGTCGCGCTCGCATCGCCGCTGTGATCGACGGATTCCATGAAACCGGGGCGATTCTCCATCATCGAACCGGGCGTGTCAATACACTTCGGATTTTTC contains:
- a CDS encoding ABC transporter ATP-binding protein: MESVDHSGDASATGANHLVIQVENVTKAFQTPTRGAMVALENISLNIPYGEFITIVGPSGCGKSTLLKLIAGLTPISGGRILYQGSEVQGLNTKVGYVPQESKLFPWLTLEENVAFGLDSKRYSRQQREEQLQQFIDLAGLTGFEKYYPAQLSGGMSKRASIIRALAYEPPVILMDEPFGPLDAQTRMVLQDELLKIWEQKRQTIVFVTHDLVEAVALADRVVVMTHRPARIKDVIQVPMGRPRNIFEIHRQEGFDEAYGRLWNIFRHELNIKH